The sequence GGGTTGGGCCTTGCTCACTGTTTCGGGCCAATCACTGGAGCGCTAGGTTCTCCAATGGCGAAGTAGCCGGGGGGCGGGTTGCCGTTGTGGGCCAGCGCATAGGCCCTGGCCGCTGCCGCCTGCTGCTTGACCGAGTCCAGGTCCGCCGGGCACTGGCTGCCGGGCACGACCACGGTCTGGACACTGACGCCCACCTTGCCTCCTGAGTCCGTGGCTTTGAGGACGATCAAATAGACCCGCCCGTTGCCACCCACCACGCGCTCCGCTCGCAAGCGCAGCGTGCCCGGAGCGATGTCCCTGGCGTCCGGCGAATGGACGACGCCGGGGCTGGTGAGGGTCTGGTCATCCTCGTCGCCGAACACAGACACCTGGAGCGTGGCCCCAGGACAGTTGTCCTTCACGTGGCCCTTGAGTCCGACATCGAGCAGCTTGCTGTTCGGGGGCCAGAGTGAGGAGGTGGCGACCGAGGAGGTCACCATGGGCGCCGGGTTGGAGGCGCGCGTCAGCACCGTCGCCGTGTTGTTGCCGGGCGCGCCGTCGGGTGTGTCGGAGCTGACGGTGGCCGAGTTGATGATGCTCGTCCCGTCCGCCACGTCGCAGTTGACCCTCGCGACGAGGGTGATGGTCGCCGTCGTGGAGGGTGCCAGGGAGGCGAAGTGGATGCCGCGGTTCCTGCCGGCTCCGCCACAGCTCCCGCCCTGATCCGCGGAGCATGAGACGAAAGTGGTCGAGGCGGGCAGCGTGTCCGTGACGACGACGTTCGTGGCGGTGGCCGGCCCCTTGTTGGTGAGTGTCAGGGTATAGGTCACGTCCTGGCCGGTGAGCACCTCCGGCGCGGGGCTGGCCTGTTTGCTGAGTTGCAGGTCGGCATTGGCATCGGAGAGCAGCACATAGACGCGGGCCGAGCCGGCCGCAGGGCCCGCCGCCAGGTCTTCACTCCGAGCGCCGACGAGGGCGGTGTCGCCGCTGAGCGCCACCGACCAACCGGATTCGCCATTGGCCGCGTCGGTGACGGTGAGCTTCTCCTGCCTGAGCCACGTCGTGCCGCTGCGCACGAAGACGTAGGCCGCGCCGACAATCGACTCGTCGACGTAGGGTGCCCCGACGAGGGCGGTGTCGCCGCTGATCGCCACCGAGAAGCCGAAGAGATCACTCGCTCCCGAGTCGTTGGCGGTGAGCTTCGCCTGCTCGCTCCATGTCGTGCCGCTGCGCACGAAGACGTAGGCCGCGCCGGCATACGAGACGTTGCTCCGGGCGCCGACGAGGGCGGTGTCTCCGCTGATCGCCACGGACTCGCCGAAGTAACGCCCGGACACCGGGTCGCTGATGGTGAGCTTCGCCTGTTCGCTCCACGTCGTGCCGCTGCGCACGAAGACGTGGGCCGCGCCGGCACCGGTATTGGCGTCCGCGCTGAGCGCGCCGACGAGGGCGGTGTCGCCGCTGAGTGCCACCGACCAGCTGAACTGCTCAAAGGCCACGGGGTCGCTGGGGGTGAGCTTCGCCTGCTGGCTCCACGTCGTGCCGCCGCGCACGAAGACGTAGGCCGCGCCGGAACTGGAGTTGTCGCCGGAAATGCTGACAGCGCTCACGAGGGCGGTGTCACCGCTGAGCACCACCGACCAGCCGAACTGCATGTTGAGCTCCGAGTCGCTGGGGGTGAGCTCCACCAGTTGGCTCCACGTCGTGCCGCTGCGCACGAAGACGTAGGCCGTGCCGGTGACGCCCGTCGCCGTTTCGTGGCCAGGCGCGCCGATGACGGCGGTGTCACCGCTGAGCGACACCGAGAAGCCAAAGGCATTCCCGGCCCCCGCGTCGCTGGGGATGAGCTTCGCCTGTTCGCTCCACGTCGTGCCGCTGCGCACGAAGACATAGACCGAGCCGGCGCTCTCTCCCGCCGCCGTGTCGTGGAAGGGAGCGCCGACGATGGCGGTGTCGCCGCTGAGTGACACCGAGAAGCCGAAGTAACTCTCGGCCCCCGCGTCGCTGGCGGTGAGCTTCGCCTGCTCGGTGGCGATGAGGAGGTCGAGGCTCACCGGGTAGGCCGCGCCGCGGTCATCCACCTCCAGTCGCACTTCGTCCCGGACGAGGCGCATCCGGGCCGGCAGCCGGTGGCCCCTGGCATCGATGGCTGCGAGCCTGCCGTGGCTCAACACCCGTTCGCCGTTCGCGTCCACGAAGGCCAGCTTCTCGGGGTCCGCCTGGAGCACGGCACGCAGGGGGCCACTCACCCCCAGGCGGAGCACCAGCGCTTCTCCCGGCATCCTTCCCGCTGGCGGCGTCGCCAGCGTGAAGCGTTGCTCGAGACCCTGGCGCGTGTTGACGTACTCCTCGGTCAGAGGCCCGCGCAGGTATCCGATGCGGTTGTCACGGACGACCCGCTCGGCCGCCGCCACTGGCTGCATCTGCTCGCCGTAGCCGTAGCCGCGCAGGCTCATGTGCCATTGCCAGGAGCCGGCCGAGGGCCCGCGCGCCGCCAGGTGCAAGCCCGCGTCGGTGAAGGTGACGCCAAAACCCTGGGCAGGGTTGGACGACCGATAATCCTGAATCCGATACAGGGACTTCTCGAGCGCCCCGCGCAGTGCTGGCGGGAGGTCGGGCTGCTCCAGGTGGCGAGCGGCGGAGGGGACGGCCCTCGCCGTGACTCCCGCATCCGCCACGCCGGCCAGCGTGAGCGCCAGGAAGAGGCAGACCGATGCCCCCCTGAAGAGAAGCATCGGAGCGGTGATCACGCGAGCTGCGCGGTCGTTCCAGGCATTTGACATGGCGGGCAGGGTGGGGCGGGGCCGCCGGCATCGGCAAGCCCCTGCTCCCCGCGGTGTCTTTCATTGGCATGCCCTTCATCCCGGGGGGCTTGGAGGTGCTCACGGGAAGCGACTGGCTCGTCCGCTGGCCTTGGTGGACGCGCGCGTCAGGCCTCAGGGGAGCGAGTCCAGCGCCGCGAGCAGCCGTCCCACGTCCTCCGCCGTGTTGTAGTGCAGCAGCGAGGCGCGCACCGCGCCGTCGGGCATCAGCCCCAGCGCCTGCGCCGCCATCGTCGCGTAGTAGTGCCCCGCGGCGACGCCCACGCCCTGTTCCGCCAGGTGCTCGGCCACTGCGCGCGGCGTGAGGCCCGTCACGTTGAAGCAGAACGTCGCCACGCGCCCTTCGGACGTCTTCGGTCCGTAGAGCCGCACGCGCGGGTGCCGCGACAGCTGCTCCAGCGCGGCCTCCAGCAGCGGCTGCTCCAGCTGCGTGATGCGCTGGAAGGCCCGCGTCAATCCCTCGCGTCCCGGCTGGCCACCGCCCAGCACGTCGCGCAGGTAGCGCAGCGAGCCCAGCCAGCCCGCCCAGCCTTCATGGTTCGCCGTGCCCGGCTCGAACTTCTGCGGGCCGTCATCCGGCATGAACCACAGCTTGTCCGCCGGCAGCCCCGCGAGCAGCTCGCGCCGCACGAACAGACAGCCCAGGTGCGGACCGAAGACCTTGTAGGGAGAGAACACCGCGAAGTCCGCGCCCCACGCGCGCACGTCCGGCAGGTGGTGCGGGCTGGAGTGCACCGCGTCCACGAACAGCCACGCGCCCACGCCGTGCGCCACCTCCGCCGCGGCGGCCACGTCCGGCGTCGCGCCCACGGAGTTCGCCGCCGCCGACACCGCCACCAGCCGCGTGCGCGGAGTGACGAGCTTGCGCAGCTCCGCCGCCTCCAGCCGGCCCTCCGGCCAGCTCGCGCGCCAGGTGGTCACCTTCACGCCCTGCGCTTCCAGCGCGCGCCACGGGGCCGCGTTGGATTCGTGCTCCAGCTCGGAGATGACCACCTCGTCGCCCGCCTGGAAGAGGCGTGAGAGCGCCCGGCCCACCTGGAAGGTGAACGCGGTGGCGCTGGGTCCGAGCATCACCTCGTCGGGCCGGCAATTGAGGAACTCCGCCGTCTCCTCGCGCGCGCGGGCCTTGAGCGCGGTGGCCACGCGGGAGGCGGCGTAGGGCTGGCCCACGTTGCAGCTGCCGCCTGAGAGGAATTGATGGATGGCGTCGATGCAGTGCGTGGGCACCTGCGCGCCCGCGGCGTTGTCCAGGTAGCTGAAGCCGTACCGCAGGGCGGGGAAGTGCTCGGCGAAGGGGGAGGGCATGGGGCGCGCAGCATAGCCCTCCGCCCTCCCTCCCGCTGGGACTACGGCGTGCCGAAGTCCTGCGTCCAGTAGGCCTTGTAGCTGCTGGACGGTGCGTTGAAGTAGCCGATGCCCGTCTGCTTCAGCGCGCCGTTCATGATGTTGTTGCAGTGGCCCGTGCTGGCCATCCAGCCGTTCACCACCGCCAGCGGCGTGCTGTAGCCCGCGGCGATGTTCTCCGCCGCCGTCCGGTAGCTGTAGCCCGCGGACGCCATGCGCTGCCACGGCGTGGAGCCGTTGGAGCCCGTGTGGCTGAAGAAGTTGTTCGTGCCCATGTCCTTGGAGTGCTTGCGCGCCGCACAGCGCAGCAGGTTGTTGTTGACGAGCGCCCCCACCGCCGGCTTCGCCACACCGCCACAGGTGGCGCCCGCCGCGCGGCGCTGGTTGATGAGCGTGAGCACCTCGTTCTCGAATGCCACCCAGGCCGGGTCCCACGTCGTCACGTCGTCGCAGTACGCCGCGCTCGTGCTCAACCCGTTGCCGGCGACCTGCGTCTGCATCGGCGGCATCACGGCGCCTTCACCCTGCCACGAGGGCGCCTCCTCGCCGCCACAGCCACCCAGCAGGGCAGCGGCGCTCAGCAAACTCAGACACAGGGAACGGGACGTGGGCTTCATGGACAGACCTTTCACCGGCGGGGGCCGGTCAGGGGGAGGGGTTCAGTGAGATGCATCTTTGTCCATGATTTCTGCTTTTGCCATGGACCCTCCGTGCATTGTGATTGATGGGTGCGTGGGCCGGGTTGTGTGGGCGGTGTTGGTGACGGAAAGTTCCTTCCCGTGAAGACGCCTTCCGCTGCGCCTGCCATTCGTTCCGTGGTGCTGGACACCAACGTGGTGCTGGACGTGTTCGTCTACGACGACGCGTTCACGCGGCCGTTGAAGGAGGCGCTGCGTTCAGGCGCGCTGACGGCGTGGGCGGACCGGCACACGCTGAAGGAGCTGGCGCTGGTGCTCGCCTATCCCTCGTTCAAGCTGACGTCGGACGCGCAGCGGGCGGTGCGTGATGCGTACGGCGCGCTCGTGCAGGTCGCGGACGGCGAGGGGACTCCGGTGGCACTGCCGCCATGCAGGGACCGGGATGATCAGAAGTTCCTCGCGCTGGCCGCTCGCGCGGGCGCCGCGTGGCTGGTGAGCAAGGACAAGCGCGTGCTGTCCATGGGCGGCGGGCGGCGGCTGCCGTTCGACGTGCTCACGCCACGCCGTGCGTCGCAGGTGCTGGAGGCGGAAGGCTTCACGCGGAGCGTTTGAGACAGGCATGAAGCAGGCAGGCAGGGGTGCGTACGCGCAGTCAAAATCGTGCTCCGCGCTTGGTGGCCTGGGCATCTCGGGTCATCCTTCGGCCCGGTGCGTTCCTCACTCCTGATCCTCCTGCTCTGCGCCGGCTGTGCCGCGCGTGTCGTCACCCCCGTCCCGGCGCCCGCTCCGGCTCCGGCCCAGGCCGCGTCAGCGACGCCGCCCGTGGAGACTCCGGCCGCGGCGCCGCCCGCGCAGGCCACGGCTCCGGGTGCGGCCCCGCAGGCCACGCCTCCGGTCACCGCGTCCGGTGCTCCCGCCGCGATGCCGTCCCCGGCGGAGGTGGCCGCCGTCGTCACCGACGCCGCCGTGCGTGAGAACCCCTGCCCCGTGGAGCCGGAGGAGGAAGAGGACGAGGCCACCGCCGCCACCGACGACGAAGGCGTGAGCGAAGAGGGCGAGATGCAGGCGCCGCTCGCGCCCGCCGCGCCCTCGGGGCCGGTGTACACCGCGGACCTGTCCGACGAGGCGCTCACCGAGGCGTGGAAGAAGGACCCGTCCACGCTGGGCTCCATGTCCATCGGCTTCGTGGAGAGCGGCCGGCAGATCAACAGCGTGCGCGTGCCGGATGACAAGGATTGGCTCGTGGTGTCGCCGGAGATCGCCTACGGCACGAAGGAGACGGTGGACTACGTGGCCGCCGCCATCCACGCGGTGCGCGCGCAGTACCCGAACGTGCCCCCGCTGCGCGTCAACCGCCTGTCCACCAAGGACGGCGGCTACCTGCGCCCGCACAAGAGCCACCAGAACGGCCGCGACGTGGACTTCGGCTTCTACTACCCGACGGCGGAGCCGGTGCGGGAGCGCGAGCGCGAGCGCTACATCGACGTGGCCATGAACTGGGCGCTGGTGCGCTCGCTGGTGGTGAACACCGACGTGCAGATGATCCTCGTGGACAAGCGCGTGCAGAAGGTCCTGTACGACTACGCGCTGTCCATTGGCGAGGACAAGGCGTGGCTGGATTCGCTGTTCAACGCGGGCTTCAACTCGCTCATCAAGCACGCGCGCCGGCACCGCGACCACTTCCACGTGCGCTTCTTCAACGGCCGCGCGCAGGAGCTGGGCCGCCGGGTGGCGCCGCTGCTGGCGCTGCAGCCGGACCAGAACCTCATGATGTACAAGGTCCGCAACGGGGACACGCTGGGCGGCATCGCGATGCGCCACAACTCCAGCGTGGTGGCCATCAAGAAGGCCAACCGGATGCGCAACACGTTCCTGAGCATCGGCCGGCGGCTGGTGATTCCGCTGAAGGGGCCATGCACGCACTGCCCCATCCCTCCGCCGGTGCAGCTGCCGCCGCGCCGGATGCCTCCGCAGACGCAGGCCCCCGCTTTGGTGAACACGTCGCCCGCGGCTTCGGGCAAGCTGCCCAACCCGTGTACTCCCGCCGCACCGGCACCGACGCCGGTGGCCGTCCCCACGGGTGCTCCGTCCGGTCTGTCGACCGCGCGCTGAAAGGGCTTCAGGTTCCATGGCAACTCCGCACATCTCCGCGTCTCCCGGTGACTTCGCCGAAGTGGTCCTCATGCCGGGCGACCCGCTCCGGGCGCGCTACATCTCCGAGCGCTTCCTGGAGAACGCGCGCCCCGTCACGTCGGTGCGCAACATGCTGGGCTTCACCGGCACCTTCCGGGGCAAGCGGCTGTCGGTGATGGGGCACGGCATGGGCGTGCCGTCCATCTCCATCTACGCGACGGAGCTGGTGCGGACCTACGGCGCGAAGGTGCTCATCCGCGTGGGCAGCTGCGGCGCGCTGCGCACGGACGTGAAGCTGCGCGACGTCATCGTGGCGATGGGCGCGGGCACGGACTCCAACGTGAACCGCATGCGCGCCATGGGTCACGACTTCCCGGCGGTGGCGGACTTCACGCTGGCGCGGCGCGCGGTGGAGGCGGCGGAGAAGCGCAACAAGCCGGTGCGCGTGGGCAACGTCTTCACGTCCGACCTGTTCTACCACCCGCAGGAAGCGCTCAACGCGACGCTGGCGAAGATGGGCATCCTGGCGG is a genomic window of Corallococcus macrosporus containing:
- a CDS encoding DUF7507 domain-containing protein; protein product: MLLFRGASVCLFLALTLAGVADAGVTARAVPSAARHLEQPDLPPALRGALEKSLYRIQDYRSSNPAQGFGVTFTDAGLHLAARGPSAGSWQWHMSLRGYGYGEQMQPVAAAERVVRDNRIGYLRGPLTEEYVNTRQGLEQRFTLATPPAGRMPGEALVLRLGVSGPLRAVLQADPEKLAFVDANGERVLSHGRLAAIDARGHRLPARMRLVRDEVRLEVDDRGAAYPVSLDLLIATEQAKLTASDAGAESYFGFSVSLSGDTAIVGAPFHDTAAGESAGSVYVFVRSGTTWSEQAKLIPSDAGAGNAFGFSVSLSGDTAVIGAPGHETATGVTGTAYVFVRSGTTWSQLVELTPSDSELNMQFGWSVVLSGDTALVSAVSISGDNSSSGAAYVFVRGGTTWSQQAKLTPSDPVAFEQFSWSVALSGDTALVGALSADANTGAGAAHVFVRSGTTWSEQAKLTISDPVSGRYFGESVAISGDTALVGARSNVSYAGAAYVFVRSGTTWSEQAKLTANDSGASDLFGFSVAISGDTALVGAPYVDESIVGAAYVFVRSGTTWLRQEKLTVTDAANGESGWSVALSGDTALVGARSEDLAAGPAAGSARVYVLLSDANADLQLSKQASPAPEVLTGQDVTYTLTLTNKGPATATNVVVTDTLPASTTFVSCSADQGGSCGGAGRNRGIHFASLAPSTTATITLVARVNCDVADGTSIINSATVSSDTPDGAPGNNTATVLTRASNPAPMVTSSVATSSLWPPNSKLLDVGLKGHVKDNCPGATLQVSVFGDEDDQTLTSPGVVHSPDARDIAPGTLRLRAERVVGGNGRVYLIVLKATDSGGKVGVSVQTVVVPGSQCPADLDSVKQQAAAARAYALAHNGNPPPGYFAIGEPSAPVIGPKQ
- a CDS encoding cysteine desulfurase-like protein, which gives rise to MPSPFAEHFPALRYGFSYLDNAAGAQVPTHCIDAIHQFLSGGSCNVGQPYAASRVATALKARAREETAEFLNCRPDEVMLGPSATAFTFQVGRALSRLFQAGDEVVISELEHESNAAPWRALEAQGVKVTTWRASWPEGRLEAAELRKLVTPRTRLVAVSAAANSVGATPDVAAAAEVAHGVGAWLFVDAVHSSPHHLPDVRAWGADFAVFSPYKVFGPHLGCLFVRRELLAGLPADKLWFMPDDGPQKFEPGTANHEGWAGWLGSLRYLRDVLGGGQPGREGLTRAFQRITQLEQPLLEAALEQLSRHPRVRLYGPKTSEGRVATFCFNVTGLTPRAVAEHLAEQGVGVAAGHYYATMAAQALGLMPDGAVRASLLHYNTAEDVGRLLAALDSLP
- a CDS encoding CAP domain-containing protein, whose protein sequence is MKPTSRSLCLSLLSAAALLGGCGGEEAPSWQGEGAVMPPMQTQVAGNGLSTSAAYCDDVTTWDPAWVAFENEVLTLINQRRAAGATCGGVAKPAVGALVNNNLLRCAARKHSKDMGTNNFFSHTGSNGSTPWQRMASAGYSYRTAAENIAAGYSTPLAVVNGWMASTGHCNNIMNGALKQTGIGYFNAPSSSYKAYWTQDFGTP
- a CDS encoding putative toxin-antitoxin system toxin component, PIN family — its product is MKTPSAAPAIRSVVLDTNVVLDVFVYDDAFTRPLKEALRSGALTAWADRHTLKELALVLAYPSFKLTSDAQRAVRDAYGALVQVADGEGTPVALPPCRDRDDQKFLALAARAGAAWLVSKDKRVLSMGGGRRLPFDVLTPRRASQVLEAEGFTRSV
- a CDS encoding penicillin-insensitive murein endopeptidase yields the protein MRSSLLILLLCAGCAARVVTPVPAPAPAPAQAASATPPVETPAAAPPAQATAPGAAPQATPPVTASGAPAAMPSPAEVAAVVTDAAVRENPCPVEPEEEEDEATAATDDEGVSEEGEMQAPLAPAAPSGPVYTADLSDEALTEAWKKDPSTLGSMSIGFVESGRQINSVRVPDDKDWLVVSPEIAYGTKETVDYVAAAIHAVRAQYPNVPPLRVNRLSTKDGGYLRPHKSHQNGRDVDFGFYYPTAEPVRERERERYIDVAMNWALVRSLVVNTDVQMILVDKRVQKVLYDYALSIGEDKAWLDSLFNAGFNSLIKHARRHRDHFHVRFFNGRAQELGRRVAPLLALQPDQNLMMYKVRNGDTLGGIAMRHNSSVVAIKKANRMRNTFLSIGRRLVIPLKGPCTHCPIPPPVQLPPRRMPPQTQAPALVNTSPAASGKLPNPCTPAAPAPTPVAVPTGAPSGLSTAR
- the deoD gene encoding purine-nucleoside phosphorylase, with protein sequence MATPHISASPGDFAEVVLMPGDPLRARYISERFLENARPVTSVRNMLGFTGTFRGKRLSVMGHGMGVPSISIYATELVRTYGAKVLIRVGSCGALRTDVKLRDVIVAMGAGTDSNVNRMRAMGHDFPAVADFTLARRAVEAAEKRNKPVRVGNVFTSDLFYHPQEALNATLAKMGILAVEMEIAGLYGVAAEFGARALALLTVSDHILTGEHLSPEDRQTTFDEMIELAFDVAASEA